The following nucleotide sequence is from Candidatus Angelobacter sp..
CGAGCCAGGGTGTCATTCCGTTCATGAAAGTCGCCAACGACACGGCCGTGGCCGTGAACCAGGGCGGCAAACGCAAAGGCGCCATGTGCGCCTACCTCGAAACGTGGCATCTGGACATCGAGGATTTTCTCGAACTTCGCAAGAACACCGGCGACGAGCGCCGCCGCACTCCCGACATGAACACGGCGAACTGGATTCCCGACCTGTTCATGAAGCGCGTAAAGGAGGGCGGGCGGTGGACCCTGTTCAGTCCGCACGACACGCCGGATTTGCACGACCTCTACGGCGCGGCGTTCGCTCAGCGTTACGAGGAATACGAACGCCTCGCGGACCAGGGCGAAATCAAACTCTGGAAGCGGGTGGAAGCCGTCGCCCTCTGGCGCAGAATGCTGACCATGCTGTTCGAGACCGGGCATCCGTGGCTGACGTTCAAGGACCCGTCGAACATCCGATCACCGCAAAGCCACGCGGGCGTGGTCCACAATTCAAACCTGTGCACGGAGATACTGCTGAACACGTCTGCGGACGAGACGGCCGTCTGCAACCTCGGCTCGATCAACCTTGCAGCGCATTGCAGCGACCAGGCACTCGACGAAAATTTGCTGGCTCACACGATCCGCACCGCGATGCGGATGCTGGATAACGTCATTGACATCAACTTCTATCCGACGCCCGAGGCGGGAAACGCCAACCGGAAACATCGTCCGGTCGGCCTCGGACTGATGGGTTTTCAGGACGCGCTCTACAAACTGCGCCTGCCCTACTCGAGCGAAGCCGCGGTGGAATTTGCCGATCGCAGCATGGAGTTGGTCGCCTATCACGCACTGCTGGCGTCCACCGAACTCGCCCGGGAACGCGGTCCTTACCCGACCTTTCGAGGCTCGAAATGGAGTCAGGGTTTGCTGCCGCTCGACACAATCGAACTCCTCGCGAAGGAGCGCGGCGGTTTTGTGGACATGGACCGGACGGTGCGTCTGGACTGGTCGCGTGTGCGCGATGCCATCCGCCAGCACGGCCTGCGTAATTCCAATACGCTGGCCATCGCTCCGACCGCGACCATTTCAAACATCGCCGGCGTCAGCCAGTCCATCGAGCCGACTTACAAGCACCTGTTCGCGAAGGCCAACCTGAGCGGGGACTTTACCACTGCCAACACGTATCTCGTCGCCGACTTGAAGCGCCTCGGTTTGTGGGACGACGAAATGGTGGACGACCTGAAATACCACGATGGCAGCATCAGCGGGATTGAGCGAGTTCCCGCCGGATTAAAGGAGCTGTATCGCACGGCATTTGAAATTGAACCGCGCTGGCTGATCGAGTGCGCCAGCCGGCGCCAGAAGTGGATCGACATGGGCCAGTCGCTGAACCTCTATCTGGCGCGACCCGACGGTAAACAGCTCAGCGAAATGTATCTGTTCGCGTGGGAGAAGGGGCTCAAGACCACCTATTATCTGCGCTCGCTGGCAGCCACCCAGGTCGAAAAATCAACCACGGATGTGAACCGGCGCGGCCTGCAACCCCGCTGGATGAAAAACAAGAGCGCGTCGGCGAACATTCAGGTTCAACGCGAAACCGACCCGGGTTCGGCCGCGGCGAGGAACCCGCAGGCGAAGGCCTGTCTGCTCAACGACGCGACCTGCGAGGCTTGTCAATGAACGAACGAACGCGCACCCATAATCTCGGTTTCCCTCGCATCGGAGCGAAGCGTGAACTGAAACGTGCCCTCGAATCCTTCTGGTCCGGCAGGATTGACGAGGCGCAACTCCTCGAAACCGGCAGAGCCATTCGCGCCGCCAACTGGCACACCCAGCAAGCCGCCGGAATTGACCTCATCCCCTCCAACGATTTCAGCTTTTACGACCAGGTACTCGACACCTGCGCGCTGGTGGGCGCGGTACCGGAGCGTTTCCACTCGCCCGGTGGAAATGTGGATTTGAGGACCTGCTTCGCCATGGCGCGCGGCCTGGCTGCAAGCGACGGGAATTGTCCCGGCTGCGGAAGGACGCACGCAACGAACGCGCTGGAAATGACCAAGTGGTTCGACACGAATTACCACTACCTCGTGCCGGAGTTGCACCCCGACCAGACCTTCCGGCTCGCTTCCACGAAACCTTTCGACGAATTCGCGGAGGCGCTCGCGCTCGGGATCCGCACAGTGCCGGTGCTGATTGGGCCGCTGACGTTTCTGCTCCTCGCCAAAACACGCGGTCAAAACTTTGACCGGCTCGCGCTCGTGGCAAAACTGGTGCCGATTTATTCGGAAGTGGCGCGTCGTCTTCACGGCCAGGGCGCCGAGTGGGTGCAATTTGACGAACCGGCCCTCTGCCTCGACCTGACCATCGAACAACGCTCCGCGTTCGCGACCGCCTACGCGCAACTCCGTGAATCTGCGCCGGGCCCGAGGCTTTTGCTCGCCACCTACTTTGGCGCCCTGGGGGATAATCTTGCGACCGCCTGTCGGTTGCCGGTGAACGCGCTGCACGTGGATGCCGTGCGTGCGCCGCATGAACTCGACCGATGGCTCGCCACCCTGCCGCCGACGATGCGGCTTTCGCTCGGGCTCGTGGACGGGCGGAACATCTGGCGGAACGATTTCGAGCGTTCCTTGCGCCTGTTGCGAAAGGTGGAGTCGGCCATCGGGATGGACCGGC
It contains:
- a CDS encoding ribonucleoside-diphosphate reductase subunit alpha; the encoded protein is MLHEQLDGQLRLAQLDPLRGQEFLVRKRDGRLAYFDETRILLAIENAFKADSGLHHDQPLPQPEQDHAIRVANAVVEAAIAQAVRGHTLEIELIQDLVETRLMEAGHHNVARRYILYREERRKARALGCKRTVEGDPQAQLFVTLPDGSREPLDLQQIRRRLINVCRGAEKNCSASGLAEETLRNLYDGVRTEEIEHAMILAARSRVEREPDYTFVAARLLLRKLYREALPGFSTPAELAARHRGHFPDFITRGVEVGRLSAELLKFDLPRLAASLQLDRDRQFTYMGAQTLYDRYLIHHEGRRLETPQYFWMRVAMGLAVDEGEPRNERATEFYEILSTFRFISSTPTLFNAGTPHPQLSSCYLSTVMDDLEHIFKVIGDDAKLSKWAGGLGNDWTNIRATGAHIKGTNGTSQGVIPFMKVANDTAVAVNQGGKRKGAMCAYLETWHLDIEDFLELRKNTGDERRRTPDMNTANWIPDLFMKRVKEGGRWTLFSPHDTPDLHDLYGAAFAQRYEEYERLADQGEIKLWKRVEAVALWRRMLTMLFETGHPWLTFKDPSNIRSPQSHAGVVHNSNLCTEILLNTSADETAVCNLGSINLAAHCSDQALDENLLAHTIRTAMRMLDNVIDINFYPTPEAGNANRKHRPVGLGLMGFQDALYKLRLPYSSEAAVEFADRSMELVAYHALLASTELARERGPYPTFRGSKWSQGLLPLDTIELLAKERGGFVDMDRTVRLDWSRVRDAIRQHGLRNSNTLAIAPTATISNIAGVSQSIEPTYKHLFAKANLSGDFTTANTYLVADLKRLGLWDDEMVDDLKYHDGSISGIERVPAGLKELYRTAFEIEPRWLIECASRRQKWIDMGQSLNLYLARPDGKQLSEMYLFAWEKGLKTTYYLRSLAATQVEKSTTDVNRRGLQPRWMKNKSASANIQVQRETDPGSAAARNPQAKACLLNDATCEACQ
- the metE gene encoding 5-methyltetrahydropteroyltriglutamate--homocysteine S-methyltransferase; this encodes MNERTRTHNLGFPRIGAKRELKRALESFWSGRIDEAQLLETGRAIRAANWHTQQAAGIDLIPSNDFSFYDQVLDTCALVGAVPERFHSPGGNVDLRTCFAMARGLAASDGNCPGCGRTHATNALEMTKWFDTNYHYLVPELHPDQTFRLASTKPFDEFAEALALGIRTVPVLIGPLTFLLLAKTRGQNFDRLALVAKLVPIYSEVARRLHGQGAEWVQFDEPALCLDLTIEQRSAFATAYAQLRESAPGPRLLLATYFGALGDNLATACRLPVNALHVDAVRAPHELDRWLATLPPTMRLSLGLVDGRNIWRNDFERSLRLLRKVESAIGMDRLIVSPSCSLLHSPLSLKYEQKLDAELKTWLAFAEEKLSEIWLLARNVNQQDDSAPLLENRAAGAGRRNSARIHNPAVKQRVGGLASLRLQRESPFSLRRAKQQSRLNLPPLPTTTIGSFPQTDEVRAARARFRKGELSSADYERLLEQKTTECIRWQKEIGLDVLVHGEFERNDMVEYFGAQLDGFAFTENGWVQSYGSR